A single Brucella intermedia LMG 3301 DNA region contains:
- a CDS encoding tetratricopeptide repeat protein → MADDSFIREVNEEIRSERAKQVWRNFGPLVIGAAVAIVLGTAGWVGYQHWTDSKASASGDKFLAALDLASEGKNDEALAALADLEKTGYGSYPVLARLRAASVIADKGDAAGAVKAFDDVAADNAVPAPLRDVARLRAGYLLVDSGSYDDVAKRVETLSADGNPMRSSAREALGLAAWKAERFDDAVKLFQQIANDSLAPANIRQRSNTMLDLMRSAGVKVPDAQST, encoded by the coding sequence ATGGCAGACGACAGTTTCATTCGCGAGGTAAACGAGGAAATCCGTTCGGAACGGGCAAAGCAGGTCTGGCGGAATTTCGGTCCGCTGGTGATCGGCGCCGCCGTGGCCATCGTGCTGGGGACGGCTGGCTGGGTCGGCTATCAGCACTGGACCGACAGCAAGGCTTCCGCTTCCGGCGACAAGTTCCTGGCCGCGCTGGATCTCGCCTCGGAAGGCAAGAACGACGAGGCGCTCGCCGCACTCGCCGATCTGGAAAAGACCGGCTACGGCTCCTATCCGGTGCTGGCGCGTCTTCGCGCCGCATCGGTCATCGCCGACAAGGGTGATGCCGCCGGTGCCGTGAAGGCTTTCGACGACGTTGCTGCCGACAATGCCGTGCCTGCGCCGCTGCGCGATGTCGCGCGCCTGCGCGCCGGTTATCTGCTGGTCGACAGCGGTTCCTATGACGATGTGGCCAAGCGCGTGGAAACGCTTTCCGCTGACGGCAATCCGATGCGCTCCAGCGCGCGGGAGGCCCTGGGCCTGGCCGCATGGAAGGCCGAACGTTTCGACGATGCGGTCAAGCTGTTCCAGCAGATCGCCAATGACAGTCTGGCCCCGGCCAATATCCGCCAGCGGTCCAACACGATGCTCGATCTGATGCGCAGCGCAGGCGTCAAGGTGCCTGACGCGCAAAGCACATAA
- a CDS encoding polysaccharide deacetylase family protein, whose protein sequence is MRFLSPRSFLLSALALSTCAAQAEPVPAKPQYVLISFDGAHDNALWTRSRELAKKNNAHFTYFLSCVFLMTRQDRRDYQPPHKRAGSSNVGFALSRDEVVARLGNIWQAHLEGNEIASHGCGHFDGTDWSTADWDKEIREFRRITADAYRNNGIDGEPEGWRDLALKGINGFRAPYLAASKPVQDALKANGFRYQASSVTRGPEAPILAGQFASFGLPLIPEGPSQRPIVAMDYNLFVRHSKGKEAPQQSAAFEERAYKAFRAAFDKQYAGERIPLQLGFHFVLMNDGAYWRAMERLVTEVCTRPDVKCTTYGDYLDSLDKETVHAGQNRS, encoded by the coding sequence ATGCGCTTTCTGTCCCCCCGCTCATTTCTGCTTTCAGCCCTTGCTCTTTCCACCTGCGCCGCGCAGGCGGAGCCGGTGCCCGCAAAGCCGCAATATGTGCTGATCTCCTTCGACGGTGCCCATGACAATGCGCTGTGGACCCGCTCGCGCGAACTGGCGAAGAAGAACAACGCCCACTTCACCTATTTCCTGTCCTGCGTCTTCCTGATGACCAGACAGGACCGGCGCGATTACCAGCCGCCGCACAAGCGGGCGGGTTCGTCCAATGTCGGCTTTGCGCTCAGCCGCGATGAAGTCGTCGCGCGTCTTGGCAATATCTGGCAGGCGCATCTGGAGGGAAACGAGATTGCCAGCCATGGCTGCGGCCATTTCGACGGCACCGACTGGTCGACCGCCGACTGGGACAAGGAGATCAGGGAATTTCGCCGCATCACCGCCGACGCCTACAGGAATAACGGCATCGACGGCGAGCCGGAAGGCTGGCGCGACCTCGCGCTGAAGGGCATAAACGGCTTCCGCGCGCCCTATCTCGCCGCGTCGAAGCCGGTGCAGGACGCGCTCAAGGCAAACGGCTTTCGCTATCAGGCATCGTCCGTTACCCGCGGCCCGGAAGCGCCGATCCTCGCCGGTCAGTTCGCTTCATTCGGATTGCCGCTTATCCCGGAAGGTCCGTCGCAGCGCCCCATCGTGGCGATGGACTATAATCTCTTTGTCCGCCACTCCAAGGGCAAGGAAGCGCCGCAGCAATCGGCAGCTTTCGAGGAACGGGCCTACAAGGCTTTCCGGGCGGCGTTCGACAAGCAATATGCGGGCGAGCGCATTCCGCTTCAGCTCGGCTTTCATTTCGTGCTGATGAATGACGGCGCCTACTGGCGCGCCATGGAACGGCTGGTGACGGAAGTCTGCACCAGGCCGGATGTCAAATGCACGACCTATGGCGATTATCTGGACAGTCTCGACAAGGAGACGGTCCACGCAGGCCAGAACAGGTCCTGA